AAAGCAGTTCAAGGACAGCACACGCGAAAACCAAGACATCGCAGCTCTACTCGCCAAGGATGGTACGCAGTGGCActtcaaccctcctgccgctTCTCACATGGGGGGAAAATGGGAGGCAGTGGTCAAGTCTCTCAAATTCCATCTGAAGAGGACGATTGGAGATGCTTTATTGACGTTCGATGAATCAATAACATTATCTCGCGCAGATTGAAGCCATCCTCAATTCAAGACCGTTGGAACCACTCAGCGATGATCCAGACGACGTCTCAGCCCTCTCACCAGGACACTTCCTGATCGGATCGCTGCTCAACGCAGTGCCAGAGCCCACGCTTCTCGACATCTCAGTCAACAGATTGTCAAGGTGGCAATTTCTACAGCAGCGCCTCCAACAATTTTGGAGACTCTGGTCAACGCAGTACTTGCAGCGACTCCAGGCCATCTCAAAATGGCATCATCCGTCCAACGAGATCAAGGTAGGCTCTCTTGTTCTCATtactgatgaacgcttgcccGCAGGGAAATGGCCTATGGCCAGGGTTCTCAGTCTGATGCCAGGAAAGGATGGACTGACCAGGGTCGTCACCctcaagacggccaccacAACGCTCACGCGGCCCATCGCCAAGCTGGCTCCTCTTCATCAGCCCTCTCAGGACAACGCGGCCACGCAGACcacatcatcgaccagtcgctgATGGCCGGGGGATGACCGCGGTACTCGTGGGATTACAATAGAGAcaaaagaaacgaaacaaaCACAAACACAAACAAACAGTGCCGACATCTCGTCGGCAACCCTCCTTCAGGGCGTGGCTTCCTTAGGAAGCAATCGACCGAAGGACAACACAGACACGGGGGCAAGCTCCTCTAAAGGACAGCCCATAACCCGTGAACGTTTTAGCGGCGCGGCAAGACGCCGCTACAACAAAGCACGATTGGAGGAGGAGGGCAAGGGGAAATCAACCCCAGCCACAACCTCCAACAAGAACAAAACCAAACCGCCCGGGGCGCCTAAACGCACCAGTGCGGAAACCACCACCCCTAGTCCCTCGGACCACCAGGGCAAAAAACCCAAGGTCTCTCACCAAGAGTCCTATGCCCAGGCTATCCGAGGTATTAAAAGACTAGCAGTAGTTCCGGCAAACTACCCGGATAGCAAACTGGGAGCAGAGGAGGCGATCCTGTTCACGAAACAGATCAGAAAGCAAATCCTCGATCTCCCAGACGACACCAGAGCCCCCATTTTTACGGGCTCATGGGAACGCGTCGAGACGATAATCTTCAGGTGCGCGGATGAACCAACCGGAGACTGGCTTAAAAGCCTCGCCTCAGACTTCAGAATTGGGGAGAGCACTCTACGTGTACTGCCGGTCGATGAGCTGCCCAAACGCCATCGAGTGGTAGTGCACGTAGAGGAACCTGGTATGGTGGCCCAGAACTAGGAAAAAAGAGACAAGGAACCTACTAAAAAGCCTCCAGGGGAGTTACCTGAGAGCCATTGTAGGTTCCATGAGAACCACACCCACGGCCGCATTGCAAGCGGCCTTAGGGTGTCCCCCCCTTGAGCACGTCATAACAAGCGTTGCCAAACTCTCAGCATACAGATTACAATGTCTGGGGGAATGGAAGAGCACCAGTAACGGGCACACGGCACTGGAGTTCCTACATAACCCCCCATTCACACTTATGCAAGACAGAATCCCCAGGAAGTACCAGCTGCGAAGTACCTTCAAGGTCCTAACACCAGCTAGGGACGACTGGAAGAAACCAGGATTTCCGAACAACTTGGGCACTGACATCTGGTACACGGATGGCTCAGGAAACAATAACCGCTTCGGAGCAGGTTTCTATGGCCCGAAGATGGGACACAGAACCAGCCTCCCTCTGGGGGAACTAGCCACGGTTTTCCAAGCCGAGGTTCTAGCGATCACAGAATGCGCGAAACTACAGATCTCATTAGGAGTTAAGTATAGAAAGATTTGCATCTGCTCAGATAGCAGAGCAGCCATAAACGCCCTTGCAAAGACCAGCACGGAATCTTCCACCGTCTGGGAAGGCATGCAAGCTTTATCACAACTCAACAAGCTGAACAAAATCACCCTCATATGGATCCCTGGACACCAAGGTTTACAGGACAATGAGATAGCCGACGGTCTGGCAAAACTGGGCACCCTTGAGAGCCCGGTACAGCAGATAGTAGGTGTGCCCTTTGTCCTTGGGAAAAAACACATCAAAGAGAGCCTGGAAAGGCAACACCTAACATCCTGGACGGAAGAAACGGCCTGCCGCCAGGCAAAGCTCTTGATACAACACCCATCAGTCAGCAGAACCAATGAGCTCGTGGCCATGAGCAGAGCAAAGATAAGGACCTGTATAGGCCTCCTCATCGGCCACACGACACTACGGGCACATTTACACAAACTCGACCTAGCTGAACAAATAAACTGCCGGCTATGcggagaagagaaagaggacAGCATACACATACTATGCCGATGTCCTGTTCTAGCTCTGAAAAGATACAGAATCTGAGGTAAGATGTTCCTACGCCCCAACGATCTTAAGGGGGCTAAGATGAGTAGCCTGTGCGGCCTGGTCGTGAACGCCGGGCTGGGCCTCACCGAATGAACCCAACAAACCAGCGGGATGTCACAAAAGAACTCTTAGATTTAGGTGACTTTAGGGGTATCCCATTTCCCCACCCGCTACttctactactactactactactaccgatttgttcccacagaccaatgtttatttaagaacaacatcattattactatatctacattagataggtaatatacttttaataacaatatcattcctattATATAtccattagatatagtgtaatatactgattccttaccATAGATAattgtacatttgataacaatatcattattactatatattcattagatacaatgtaatatactgatcccttcccacagatcaatgtacacttaataacaacatcgttgatactatatctacattggatatgatGTAATGTACTAAtgcctttccacagatcaatgtacatataataacagtattgttattactatatctacattagatataatgtaatatactgatttgttcccacagaccaatgtttatttaagaacaatatcattattactatatctacattagatataatgtgatacactgatcccttcccacagatcaatgtacatataatagcagtatcgttattactatatctacattagatatgtaatatacatttaataacaatatcattattactatatctacattagatctattgtaatatactgatcccttcccacagatcaatgtacacataataacaacatcattgttactatatttgcattagatatgtaatatatatttaataacaatatcattattgctatatctacattgtatctaatgtaatataccgattccttcccacagatcaatgtacatttgataacaatatcattattactttatctacgttagatataatgcaatataccgACCCCTTCCCACTggtcaatgcacagattgtaacattatcgtcattactattgTAACCCATCGATTAGGCCATCGATACGTCATATAGTGTAGGGGCCCGTACGGCCGGCTCCGCTATCATGTCACGGTACGAATCGCGCAAGCGTAAGATTCCCCTTCGCTGCCTAGAGCACCGAGCGAGGTGCCTGCCGATCGGCGGAATGAGCACTTGACGTCTAGGCTCCAATGAGTACAGACGCACAACAAGCTCAGATGAAATCAAGTAAGAGAAACGCACTCTTCGCAAGCCAGCCGGCTGTTACGAAATCCCGTACTCTGGCTTTGCTTCCGAGATTGCTCTCATGCCACACCAGCAACCTGAAACAGCTTTCCTGTTCAACTGGACTCTTAAGGGTCCAAGAGAATCAGAAATCTGCGTAAGCAAGTGGTGCGGGATGATCGAGACAGTCGGTGCTTCCGGGTTAAATCCGAATAGATTCTTTCCGGAACTCGACTGCAGGTCTCCCAATTAACGTAAAGTATTGAACGTAGAGATTGTTGACGAGCGCAAGTAAACGCAGAGCGTAACGGTCGGattgtatgtgtgtgtgtgtgaacGTGACACGCGGGTCAAGGACACACTTTCCGAGAATGCCTCGTATGTTGAAGCGCGAGTGTAACAGTCGAGAGTTGGTAAATTGTCTATGTTAAAACCAAGAGTCTAGAATAAAATTCTCTGTGATATTCTCCTCTCGACAAATCTGAGCGTTTCCCCTTTATTGCTTTCCCCCTTCTCTCTCCTACGATAACGTGCTCCTGAAAAAGAGCACGGTTACAATTGGCGCCCGAACAGGGGACTGGATAACTGGACGTTCAGATTGAAAGAGAGGTAAACCACAGAGAAAATGAGCAAGGGAACGCGAGCGAAAGCAAAAACCCAAGCGAGTGTAGACCGCGACGCGTCGACTGATCGGGACGAGCGAGCGGAGGAAATAGACGCGACGGGATTCTTCAATATGCCGCGAATTCCACGATCGCCGGTAACAAACCCCGCGAATCAGAGTCCAGCGAACCAGGGGGACGCGGGAGTGAGCGCTCCGAGCCTCGCGGATCAGGAGACCCAGGGCGCTATGACCCTGAACGAGGTCGCGAAACTAATCCAGGAGACACAAAATAAACAAGAACAACGGATCGAACAGTTATAAAGAACCGTCATGGCCAAGGTCGATACGGTCGTTAGCCGCGAATGCGAAGCCCTGTTCCAAACGGTTACGGTGTTTCACAAAGAGGTTCGTAAGGAGATTTTGAAATTCCTGGATTCGTTGGCACACTTCGAGGGCGCGCTTGCGAACAGGCAAGAGCAGGTAGCAGACCCTACTCCGGTTTCTCAGACGAATACAGGCGCGGAGGAAAATCCGATCACGCGGGAAAACCCGAGCAACGTTGCAAACGGGGATGCACTAAATAACGCGAGGCCCCAGGGAAGGCTATTCACCGTGAAACCCCAGCTGCCAACCTTCGAAGGGAAATCCGGGGAACGCCCACCAAAGTTTTTGCACGAGTTGGAGAGATTTGTAAAAGTCGCAAGAGTCTCAGATAGCGAGATCCAGGTGATTATAGACCAGGCACTGAAGGGGTTTGCTAGCGAATGGTAGGATCTAATCTCGGGGGAAGTTCACACATGGGACGACTTCCGGACAAGATTCCTGGCCCAATTCTGGGGCTTGGCATCCCAACGGAGCGTCTGCCGTGAACTTGAATCGGGTTTTTTCCGTGCGGACCAGGGCATCACGCGAGTCCAATACGCCATGCGCCTGATAGGAGACGCTAGGGATCTTACGCCAAGGAGGACGGACGACGAAATAGTGCAGACGCTCGCGACGCACTTTAACCAGGCGGTATACGACGCGGTCCTAATGCAAAATATGGAGTCGGTGGACGCGTTCCTAACACTGCTAGAGAGGTGGGATAAAGGGGGCGTGCTCAATTCGACATCGGCATTAACCGCGAAAACCGCTACTTGCGACCCAGCGAAACAAGGCCGACCCAGCCGGCCAAGAACCCACCCCTGTCGGACCGCAGGCCCGATCCAACGGCCAGAACCGTACAGGTGGGCCCGAGCGAGGTGGATCGTGTCAGGAACGAACCCCGACCCGACGGACCACCGGCGAGAATTCGAGTCGTGGACTTAGAGAACCGCGGGTCCGAGCAGGCGTCGGGAAACGAGCAGTAAGGGCCTCCTGCAAAGGGGTGAGCAAATCCCCGCGCAAACCCCGGAGGTCCCGAAGAAGGAGGAGGGGAAGTAATACAGTTTCGACCACGGTAAATGAAGAGGCGCACGCAGTGGAGAGATGTACGAGGCAACGTAAGGAGCAACGCAGCCGACCTACAGTCGAGGTGTCGCAGAGCAAGGTCGTGGGATTCCCGTCACAGACGATGTTTCCCGATCTGAAAGAGGAGCTCTCGCGAACCGACCAGGTGGTGCGAGCCCCAGCCGCGATACGTCGCAGCCCCGAAGTCCGCGTACTGGTGAACGCCATTGCCGATATCGAAGAGGAGACTGTGATGCCATCCAAGGCGCGGAGGAGCGTGGGACCGAGCGCTGAGAGCCTGATGAGCGCGCGAATCTTGGACACGTTGGCGTCCTGCTGCGCCACCGCTGGAACAAGGCGAAAGGCTGAGGAGCGCCATTATTGAGGACCGGGTGAACGTCCCAATCTCCCTGAACCAGAGGGAATTGGTCGACGAACCTGAAGGAGAGGCCGTGATGTTATCCGACCCAGGGAGGAGCGCGGAACCGACCATCGGAAGGTCGATGAGCTAGCGCCTCGCGACGCCATGTTAGGACAACCCATGACACGCATCACCATGCCGGACGAGGGGATACCAGCATACGCCGGATGCCTGACGCTGTCAGTTTCCACTCGAGAGGATTTCGAACTGTTCAAACCAAGGAAGCCAATCCACGTGCCCGACGTAAGCTACGCACGTCCGCACGTGGCCCGCGCCGGGTCACCTGTCCATGTCGGCAGGGGGATCCAAGCAACGGCTCGTCGGTGCAAGGGGCCTGTGCAGACCCCGGCCATCTCGGTTCGACAGAGAGGGCGATGAAGGGGAAGGCCACCGGAAGAAATCAGCAGACACCGCCACCGCACCATTCAATGTGAGCCAATCGGAATCGGAACGACCGTGGTGGACGCCGCGGGAGATGCCGCGTCGCAACCTTCACGACTCCCTAGGCCCCCTGAGGATGACGCTCCAAGAAGCCGAGGGAGCCATTGAGTGAAGTGTTAGAAGGGTTTAGATAAGTGACAGACTGCAAAACAGTGAGATTGGTGTTAGTGGGAAAAATTCACCGTTCGGTTTTCCGTTACTCATAACCATAGATCGAACAATATATTTTaagtttctcttttctctgTATAGAGCAAGATCGGTCTATCTTATGTTATTCGTTAAATTTAGGCGTCGCGCCgataatcttttcattttgaattaCGTTTTGCCCTCGTCTCGTATATGAGACGAATGCGCAgaattatctttttttttattatcgtcGCGTTTTCCATCGTGGTCAACGCTCCTGCGTTAGGAGGAGGGGGATATATGTAACCGATCGATTAGGCCATCGATACGTCACATAGTGTAGGGGCCCGTACGGCCGGCCCCACTATCATGTCACGGTACGAATCACGCAAGCGTAAGATTCCCCTTCGCTGCCTAGAGCACCGAGCGAGGTGCCTGCCGATCGGCGGAATGAGCACTTGACGTCTAGGCTCCAATGAGTACAGACGCACAACAAGCTCAGTTGAAATCAAGTAAGAGAAACGCACTCTTCGCAAGCCAGCCGGCTGTTACGAAATCCCGTACTGTGGCTTTGCTTCCTAGATTGCTCTCATGCCACACCAGCAACCTGAAACAGCTTTCCCGTGCAACCGGACTCTTAAGAGTCCGAGAGAATCAGAAATCTGCGTAAGCAAGCGATGCGGGATGATCGAGGCAGTCGGTGCATCCGGGTTAAATCCGAATAGATACTTTCCGGAACTCGACTGCAGGTCTCCCAATTAACGTAAAGTATTGAACGAAGAGATTCTTGACGAGCGCAAGTAAACGCAGAGCGTAACGGTCGGattgtatgtgtgtgtgtgtgtgtgaacGTGACACGCGGGTCAAGGACACACTTTCCGAGAATGCCTCGTATGTTGAAGCACGAGTGTAACGGTCGAGAGTTGGTAAATTGTCTATGTTAAAACCAAGAGTCTAGAATAAAATTCTCTGTGATATTCTCCTCTCGACAAATCTGAGCGTTTCCTCTTTATTGCTTTCCCCTTCTCTCTCCTACGATAACGTGCTCCTGAAAAAGAGCACGGTTACAATTGGCGCCCGAACAGGGGACTGGATAACTGGACGTTCAGATTGAAAGAGAGGTAAACCACAGAGAAAATGAGCAAGGGAACGCGAGCGAAAGCAAAAACCCAAGCGAGTGTAGACCGCGACGCGTCGACTGATCGGGACGAGCGAGCGGAGGAAATAGACGCGACGGGATTCTTCAATATGCCGCGAATTCCACGATCGCCGGTAACAAACCCCGCGAATCAGAGTCCAGCGAACCAGGGGGACGCGGGAGTGAGCGCTCCGAGCCTCGCGGATCAGGAGACCCAGGGCGCTATGACCCTGAACGAGGTCGCGAAACTAATCCAGGAGACACAAAATAAACAAGAACAACGGATCGAACAGTTATAAAGAACCGTCATGGCCAAGGTCGATACGGTCGTTAGCCGCGAATGCGAAGCCCTGTTCCAAACGGTTACGGTGTTTCACAAAGAGGTTCGTAAGGAGATTTTGAAATTCCTGGATTCGTTGGCACACTTCGAGGGCGCGCTTGCGAACAGGCAAGAGCAGGTAGCAGACCCTACTCCGGTTTCTCAGACGAATACAGGCGCGGAGGAAAATCCGATCACGCGGGAAAACCCGAGCAACGTTGCAAACGGGGATGCACTAAATAACGCGAGGCCCCAGGGAAGGCTATTCACCGTGAAACCCCAGCTGCCAACCTTCGAAGGGAAATCCGGGGAACGCCCACCAAAGTTTTTGCACGAGTTGGAGAGATTTGTAAAAGTCGCAAGAGTCTCAGATAGCGAGATCCAGGTGATTATAGACCAGGCACTGAAGGGGTTTGCTAGCGAATGGTAGGATCTAATCTCGGGGGAAGTTCACACATGGGACGACTTCCGGACAAGATTCCTGGCCCAATTCTGGGGCTTGGCATCCCAACGGAGCGTCTGCCGTGAACTTGAATCGGGTTTTTTCCGTGCGGACCAGGGCATCACGCGAGTCCAATACGCCATGCGCCTGATAGGAGACGCTAGGGATCTTACGCCAAGGAGGACGGACGACGAAATAGTGCAGACGCTCGCGACGCACTTTAACCAGGCGGTATACGACGCGGTCCTAATGCAAAATATGGAGTCGGTGGACGCGTTCCTAACACTGCTAGAGAGGTGGGATAAAGGGGGCGTGCTCAATTCGACATCGGCATTTAACCGCGAAAACCGCTACTTGCGACCCAGCGAAACAAGGCCGACCCAGCCGGCCAAGAACCCACCCCTGTCGGACCGCAGGCCCGATCCAACGGCCAGAACCGTACAGGTGGGCCCGAGCGAGGTGGATCGTGTCAGGAACGAACCCCGACCCGACGGACCACCGGCGAGAATTCGAGTCGTGGACTTAGAGAACCGCGGGTCCGAGCAGGCGTCGGGAAACGAGCAGTAAGGGCCTCCTGCAAAGGGGTGAGCAAATCCCCGCGCAAACCCCGGAGGTCCCGAAGAAGGAGGAGGGGAAGTAATACAGTTTCGACCACGGTAAATGAAGAGGCGCACGCAGTGGAGAGATGTACGAGGCAACGTAAGGAGCAACGCAGCCGACCTACAGTCGAGGTGTCGCAGAGCAAGGTCGTGGGATTCCCGTCACAGACGATGTTTCCCGATCTGAAAGAGGAGCTCTCGCGAACCGACCAGGTGGTGCGAGCCCCAGCCGCGATACGTCGCAGCCCCGAAGTCCGCGTACTGGTGAACGCCATTGCCGATATCGAAGAGGAGACTGTGATGCCATCCAAGGCGCGGAGGAGCGTGGGACCGAGCGCTGAGAGCCTGATGAGCGCGCGAATCTTGGACACGTTGGCGTCCTGCTGCGCCACCGCTGGAACAAGGCGAAAGGCTGAGGAGCGCCATTATTGAGGACCGGGTGAACGTCCCAATCTCCCTGAACCAGAGGGAATTGGTCGACGAACCTGAAGGAGAGGCCGTGATGTTATCCGACCCAGGGAGGAGCGCGGAACCGACCATCGGAAGGTCGATGAGCTAGCGCCTCGCGACGCCATGTTAGGACAACCCATGACACGCATCACCATGCCGGACGAGGGGATACCAGCATACGCCGGATGCCTGACGCTGTCAGTTTCCACTCGAGAGGATTTCGAACTGTTCAAACCAAGGAAGCCAATCCACGTGCCCGACGTAAGCTACGCACGTCCGCACGTGGCCCGCGCCGGGTCACCTGTCCATGTCGGCAGGGGGATCCAAGCAACGGCTCGTCGGTGCAAGGGGCCTGTGCAGACCCCGGCCATCTCGGTTCGACAGAGAGGGCGATGAAGGGGAAGGCCACCGGAAGAAATCAGCAGACACCGCCACCGCACCATTCAATGTGAGCCAATCGGAATCGGAACGACCGTGGTGGACGCCGCGGGAGATGCCGCGTCGCAACCTTCACGACTCCCTAGGCCCCCTGAGGATGACGCTCCAAGAAGCCGAGGGAGCCATTGAGTGAAGTGTTAGAAGGGTTTAGATAAGTGACAGACTGCAAAACAGTGAGATTGGTGTTAGTGGGAAAAATTCACCGTTCGGTTTTCCGTTACTCATAACCATAGATCGAACAATATATTTTaagtttctcttttctctgTATAGAGCAAGATCGGTCTATCTTATGTTATTCGTTAAATTTAGGCGTCGCGCCgataatcttttcattttgaattaCGTTTTGCCCTCGTCTCGTATATGAGACGAATGCGCAgaattatctttttttttattatcgtcGCGTTTTCCATCGTGGTCAACGCTCCTGCGTTAGGAGGAGGGGGATATATGTAACCGATCGATTAGGCCATCGATACGTCACATAGTGTAGGGGCCCGTACGGCCGGCCCCACTATCATGTCACGGTACGAATCACGCAAGCGTAAGATTCCCCTTCGCTGCCTAGAGCACCGAGCGAGGTGCCTGCCGATCGGCGGAATGAGCACTTGACGTCTAGGCTCCAATGAGTACAGACGCACAACAAGCTCAGTTGAAATCAAGTAAGAGAAACGCACTCTTCGCAAGCCAGCCGGCTGTTACGAAATCCCGTACTGTGGCTTTGCTTCCTAGATTGCTCTCATGCCACACCAGCAACCTGAAACAGCTTTCCCGTGCAACCGGACTCTTAAGAGTCCGAGAGAATCAGAAATCTGCGTAAGCAAGCGATGCGGGATGATCGAGGCAGTCGGTGCATCCGGGTTAAATCCGAATAGATACTTTCCGGAACTCGACTGCAGGTCTCCCAATTAACGTAAAGTATTGAACGAAGAGATTCTTGACGAGCGCAAGTAAACGCAGAGCGTAACGGTCGGattgtatgtgtgtgtgtgtgtgtgaacGTGACACGCGGGTCAAGGACACACTTTCCGAGAATGCCTCGTATGTTGAAGCACAAGTGTAACGGTCGAGAGTTGGTAAATTGTCTATGTTAAAACCAAGAGTCTAGAATAAAATTCTCTGTGATATTCTCCTCTCGACAAATCTGAGCGTTTCCTCTTTATTGCTTTCCCCTTCTCTCTCCTACGATAACGTGCTCCTGAAAAAGAGCACGGTTACAATTGGCGCCCGAACAGGGGACTGG
The genomic region above belongs to Osmia bicornis bicornis chromosome 9, iOsmBic2.1, whole genome shotgun sequence and contains:
- the LOC123988158 gene encoding uncharacterized protein LOC123988158, which gives rise to MRTTPTAALQAALGCPPLEHVITSVAKLSAYRLQCLGEWKSTSNGHTALEFLHNPPFTLMQDRIPRKYQLRSTFKVLTPARDDWKKPGFPNNLGTDIWYTDGSGNNNRFGAGFYGPKMGHRTSLPLGELATVFQAEVLAITECAKLQISLGVKYRKICICSDSRAAINALAKTSTESSTVWEGMQALSQLNKLNKITLIWIPGHQGLQDNEIADGLAKLGTLESPVQQIVGVPFVLGKKHIKESLERQHLTSWTEETACRQAKLLIQHPSVSRTNELVAMSRAKIRTCIGLLIGHTTLRAHLHKLDLAEQINCRLCGEEKEDSIHILCRCPVLALKRYRI